In a single window of the Zea mays cultivar B73 chromosome 5, Zm-B73-REFERENCE-NAM-5.0, whole genome shotgun sequence genome:
- the LOC100383858 gene encoding F-box protein At4g35930-like → MGSGSGTLKQKKRVKHAKNKYLKPGALAQIRYSRSTSRDIGKKRILLNAKDELELPPQPEVLLESNTLVLSPARLNFEPFGSNTGQVLPKTPRTPNASVSCGDSGLESLPLDLLIKIMCCLHHDELKVVFHVSKRIRKAVQLAREFHFNYTTPDRSRQELLLNRTPLPTEHWPFLRINGKDVHVSTPRTPRAPKHAARLSRLKLVDVKPITAVLFPESSTPFPSKRLRRWVPPWLPRHACKAASSPRVLRYEEELCEAVAQNKLL, encoded by the exons ATGGGGTCTGGATCAGGGACACTGAAGCAGAAGAAACGAGTGAAACATGCAAAGAACAAATACTTGAAACCTGGTGCCCTCGCTCAGATTCGCTATAGCAGGAGTACAAGCAGGGACATTGGGAAGAAAAGGATTTTGTTGAATGCGAAAGATGAGCTGGAGTTACCTCCACAGCCTGAGGTTCTCTTAGAAAGCAATACACTAGTTTTGTCCCCTGCAAGACTCAATTTTGAGCCATTTGGTAGTAATACAGGGCAGGTATTGCCAAAGACTCCAAGGACTCCAAATGCATCTGTGTCCTGTGGTGATTCAGGGCTTGAATCACTTCCTCTTGATTTGCTG ATCAAGATCATGTGTTGCTTGCACCATGACGAACTGAAAGTTGTTTTCCATGTTTCAAAAAGGATTCGAAAAGCA GTTCAACTTGCCAGGGAGTTTCATTTCAACTACACTACTCCAGACAGAAGCAGACAGGAGTTGCTCCTGAATAGAACCCCTCTTCCAACGGAGCATTGGCCTTTCTTAAG AATCAACGGCAAGGACGTGCACGTTTCCACCCCAAGGACACCGAGGGCTCCAAAACACGCTGCTCGCCTTTCACGCCTCAAGCTGGTCGACGTGAAGCCAATCACGGCTGTTCTCTTCCCGGAGTCTTCGACACCTTTTCCTTCGAAGCGTCTCCGACGCTGGGTGCCACCGTGGCTGCCAAGACATGCGTGTAAAGCTGCTTCATCGCCCAGAGTTTTACGGTACGAGGAGGAGCTTTGCGAAGCGGTGGCACAGAACAAGCTTCTCTGA